A part of Paroedura picta isolate Pp20150507F chromosome 7, Ppicta_v3.0, whole genome shotgun sequence genomic DNA contains:
- the HSPB3 gene encoding heat shock protein beta-3, which translates to MEGVLVIRHRVETPVRYQERFAEQDLEACRLNHRLYALPGPATADQDARTTKRTAEAAQKGTEGGKPRFQVLLDIVQFRPEDVIIQTFEGWLLVKAQHGPRMDEHGFISRSFTRQYQLPEGVETKDLTALFCHDGILVVETKTLAEN; encoded by the coding sequence ATGGAAGGAGTGCTGGTGATACGCCACAGGGTGGAAACTCCAGTTCGTTATCAAGAGCGTTTTGCTGAACAAGACCTTGAAGCGTGCAGGTTGAACCACCGCCTGTATGCTTTGCCAGGCCCAGCCACAGCTGACCAGGATGCCCGGACAACAAAGCGCACAGCGGAAGCAGCACAGAAGGGCACAGAGGGTGGAAAGCCCCGTTTTCAAGTCTTGCTGGATATTGTGCAGTTCCGTCCTGAAGACGTGATCATCCAGACCTTCGAAGGATGGCTGCTGGTTAAAGCTCAGCACGGACCTAGGATGGATGAGCACGGCTTTATCAGCAGGAGCTTTACTAGACAATACCAATTGCCAGAGGGCGTCGAAACCAAAGATCTgactgctctcttctgccatgaCGGCATTTTGGTGGTTGAAACCAAGACCTTGGCGGAGAATTAA